In Mus musculus strain C57BL/6J chromosome 1, GRCm38.p6 C57BL/6J, a single genomic region encodes these proteins:
- the Abl2 gene encoding tyrosine-protein kinase ABL2 isoform X6 encodes MVLGPVQLPSTSYCRDQDTLLPCLGRDVSEFAVAHVTEVLHRPFGCDAESQALNEAIRWSSKENLLGATESDPNLFVALYDFVASGDNTLSITKGEKLRVLGYNQNGEWSEVRSKNGQGWVPSNYITPVNSLEKHSWYHGPVSRSAAEYLLSSLINGSFLVRESESSPGQLSISLRYEGRVYHYRINTTTDSKVYVTAESRFSTLAELVHHHSTVADGLVTTLHYPAPKCNKPTVYGVSPIHDKWEMERTDITMKHKLGGGQYGEVYVGVWKKYSLTVAVKTLKEDTMEVEEFLKEAAVMKEIKHPNLVQLLGVCTLEPPFYIVTEYMPYGNLLDYLRECSREEVTAVVLLYMATQISSAMEYLEKKNFIHRDLAARNCLVGENHVVKVADFGLSRLMTGDTYTAHAGAKFPIKWTAPESLAYNTFSIKSDVWAFGVLLWEIATYGMSPYPGIDLSQVYDLLEKGYRMEQPEGCPPKVYELMRACWKWSPADRPSFAETHQAFETMFHDSSISEEVAEELGRTASSSSVVPYLPRLPLLPSKTRTLRKQGENKENLDGGLDAAESLASSSAPAGFIRSTQASSGSPALPRKQRDKSPSSLLEDAKETCFTRDRKGGFFSSFMKKRNAPTPPKRSSSFREMENQPHKKYELTGNFSPVASLQHADGFSVAPSQQEPNLVPAKCYGGSFAQRNLCADDDSGGGGGSGTAGGGWSGITGFFTPRLIKKTLGLRAGKPTASDDTSKPFPRSNSTSSMSSGLPEQDRMAMTLPRNCQRSKLQLERTVSTSSQPEENVDRANDMLPKKSEEGAAPARERPKAKLLPRGATALPLRAPDPAITESDSPGVGVAGVAAAPKGKERNGGTRLGVAGVPEDGEQLGWSSPAKAVAVLPTTHNHKVPVLISPTLKHTPADVQLIGTDSQGNKFKLLSEHQVTSSGDKDRPRRVKPKCAPPPPPVMRLLQHPSTCSDPEEEPTAPPAGQHTPETQEGGKKAAPGPMPSSGKPGRPVMPPPQVPLPTSSISPAKMANGTAGTKVALRKTKQAAEKISADKISKEALLECADLLSSAITEPVPNSQLVDTGHQLLDYCSGYVDSIPQTRNKFAFREAVSKLELSLQELQVSSTAAGVPGTNPVLNNLLSCVQEISDVVQR; translated from the exons ATGGTCCTGGGACCTGTTCAGCTGCCATCAACCAGTTACTGTAGAGACCAGGACACCTTGCTTCCCTGCCTGGGCAGGGATGTCTCGGAGTTCGCTGTGGCCCACGTGACAG AAGTTTTGCACCGCCCGTTTGGCTGTGATGCTGAATCTCAGGCACTGAATGAAGCGATCAGGTGGAGCTCCAAGGAGAACTTGCTGGGAGCCACTGAGAGTGACCCTAATCTCTTTGTTGCACTTTATGACTTTGTGGCAAGTGGTGATAACACACTCAGTATCACTAAAG GTGAAAAGCTGCGAGTCCTTGGTTATAACCAGAATGGCGAGTGGAGTGAAGTTCGCTCCAAGAATGGACAGGGTTGGGTGCCAAGCAACTACATCACTCCAGTTAATAGCCTGGAGAAACATTCCTGGTACCACGGACCTGTATCCCGCAGCGCAGCAGAGTATCTCCTCAGCAGCCTAATCAATGGCAGCTTCCTGGTTCGAGAGAGTGAGAGCAGCCCTGGGCAGCTGTCCATCTCTCTCAGGTATGAGGGACGTGTGTATCACTACAGGATCAATACCACCACAGACAGCAAG GTGTACGTGACAGCTGAGAGCCGCTTTAGCACCTTGGCAGAGCTTGTTCACCACCACTCCACAGTTGCTGATGGGCTAGTGACCACGCTGCACTACCCAGCACCGAAGTGCAACAAGCCAACCGTCTATGGCGTGTCTCCTATCCATGACAAGTGGGAAATGGAACGGACAGATATCACCATGAAGCACAAACTTGGGGGCGGTCAGTACGGAGAGGTTTACGTTGGCGTCTGGAAGAAGTACAGCCTTACAGTGGCTGTGAAAACACTGAAG GAAGACACCATGGAGGTGGAGGAGTTCCTGAAGGAAGCTGCAGTGATGAAGGAGATCAAGCATCCTAACTTAGTACAACTGCTAG GTGTGTGTACCCTGGAGCCACCGTTTTACATTGTGACTGAATACATGCCGTATGGGAACCTGCTTGACTATCTCCGGGAGTGCAGCCGAGAGGAGGTGACCGCCGTCGTGTTACTTTACATGGCCACCCAGATCTCCTCTGCCATGGAGTACTTGGAGAAGAAGAACTTCATCCATAG AGATCTTGCTGCCCGGAACTGCCTAGTGGGCGAGAACCATGTGGTGAAAGTGGCCGACTTTGGTTTAAGTAGACTGATGACTGGAGATACCTACACTGCTCATGCTGGAGCCAAATTTCCTATTAAATGGACAGCACCCGAGAGTCTGGCCTACAATACCTTTTCAATTAAATCTGACGTTTGGG CGTTTGGAGTACTGTTGTGGGAAATTGCTACATATGGAATGTCACCATATCCAGGTATTGACCTATCTCAAGTCTATGACCTACTGGAAAAAGGATATCGAATGGAACAGCCTGAGGGATGCCCCCCTAAAGTGTATGAACTTATGAGAGCAT GCTGGAAGTGGAGCCCTGCTGACAGGCCCTCTTTTGCTGAAACCCATCAAGCTTTTGAAACAATGTTCCATGACTCCAGCATCTCTGAAG AGGTAGCTGAGGAGCTTGGGAGAacggcctcctcctcctctgtggttCCATACCTGCCTCGGTTACCGCTGCTTCCTTCCAAGACGAGGACCCTGAGGAAGCAGGGGGAGAACAAAGAGAACCTAGATGGGGGCCTTGATGCCGCCGAGAGCCTGGCCTCCAGCTCAGCACCAG CAGGGTTCATTAGAAGCACACAGGCCTCCAGTGGGTCCCCAGCTCTGCCTCGAAAGCAAAGAGATAAGTCGCCCAGCAGCCTCTTAGAAGATGCCAAAGAGACATGCTTTACCAGGGATAGGAAGGGGggcttcttcagctccttcatgaAAAAGAGGAACGCCCCCACGCCCCCGAAGCGCAGCAGCTCCTTTCGAGAAATGGAGAATCAGCCCCACAAGAAATATGAACTCACGGGTAACTTCTCACCTGTTGCTTCTCTACAGCATGCTGATGGGTTCTCTGTCGCTCCCAGCCAGCAAGAGCCGAATCTGGTGCCAGCCAAGTGCTATGGGGGGAGCTTTGCACAGAGGAACCTCTGTGCTGATGATGacagtggtgggggtgggggcagtggcACTGCTGGGGGCGGGTGGTCTGGTATCACAGGCTTCTTTACACCTCGATTAATCAAAAAGACACTGGGCTTGCGAGCAGGTAAGCCCACAGCCAGTGATGACACTTCGAAGCCTTTTCCAAGGTCCAACTCTACATCTTCCATGTCCTCAGGGCTTCCAGAGCAGGATAGGATGGCAATGACCCTTCCCAGGAACTGCCAGAGGTCCAAACTCCAGCTGGAAAGGACAGTGTCCACCTCTTCTCAACCAGAAGAGAATGTGGACAGGGCTAATGACATGCTTCCAAAAAAATCTGAGGAAGGTGCTGCTCCAGCCAGGGAGAGACCAAAAGCCAAACTATTGCCCAGAGGAGCCACAGCTCTTCCCTTGAGAGCCCCTGATCCAGCCATCACAGAGAGTGACTCTCCGGGGGTAGGGGTGGCTGGAGTGGCAGCTGCCCCCAAAGGCAAGGAAAGGAATGGTGGGACGCGACTTGGAGTCGCTGGAGTCCCCGAGGATGGAGAGCAGCTAGGCTGGTCTTCTCCAGCCAAGGCTGTAGCTGTCCTCCCAACCACTCACAACCACAAAGTGCCAGTCCTTATCTCTCCCACTCTGAAACACACTCCAGCTGATGTGCAGCTCATTGGCACAGACTCTCAGGGGAACAAATTCAAGCTCTTATCTGAGCATCAGGTCACATCCTCTGGAGACAAGGACCGACCCCGTCGGGTAAAACCAAAGTgtgccccaccccccccaccagTGATGAGACTACTGCAGCATCCGTCCACATGCTCAGACCCCGAGGAAGAGCCGACTGCCCCACCTGCAGGACAGCACACTCCAGAGAcccaggagggaggaaaaaaggcaGCTCCAGGCCCAATGCCCAGTAGTGGGAAACCTGGGAGGCCAGTCATGCCTCCACCTCAAGTGCCTTTGCCCACATCTTCCATCTCACCGGCCAAAATGGCCAATGGCACAGCAGGTACTAAGGTGGCCCTGAGGAAAACCAAACAGGCAGCTGAGAAAATCTCAGCTGACAAAATCAGCAAAGAGGCCCTGCTGGAGTGTGCCGACCTACTGTCCAGTGCAATCACGGAACCTGTGCCCAACAGCCAACTGGTGGACACTGGGCACCAGCTGCTCGACTACTGCTCAGGGTATGTGGACAGCATCCCTCAGACTCGCAACAAGTTTGCCTTCCGAGAGGCTGTGAGCAAACTGGAACTTAGCTTACAGGAGCTGCAGGTGTCTTCCACAGCTGCTGGTGTGCCTGGGACAAACCCCGTCCTTAATAACTTATTGTCGTGTGTACAGGAAATTAGCGATGTGGTGCAGAGGTAG
- the Abl2 gene encoding tyrosine-protein kinase ABL2 isoform X8: MVLGPVQLPSTSYCRDQDTLLPCLGRDVSEFAVAHVTDHFASCVEDGFEGDKTGGSSPEVLHRPFGCDAESQALNEAIRWSSKENLLGATESDPNLFVALYDFVASGDNTLSITKGEKLRVLGYNQNGEWSEVRSKNGQGWVPSNYITPVNSLEKHSWYHGPVSRSAAEYLLSSLINGSFLVRESESSPGQLSISLRYEGRVYHYRINTTTDSKVYVTAESRFSTLAELVHHHSTVADGLVTTLHYPAPKCNKPTVYGVSPIHDKWEMERTDITMKHKLGGGQYGEVYVGVWKKYSLTVAVKTLKEDTMEVEEFLKEAAVMKEIKHPNLVQLLGVCTLEPPFYIVTEYMPYGNLLDYLRECSREEVTAVVLLYMATQISSAMEYLEKKNFIHRDLAARNCLVGENHVVKVADFGLSRLMTGDTYTAHAGAKFPIKWTAPESLAYNTFSIKSDVWAFGVLLWEIATYGMSPYPGIDLSQVYDLLEKGYRMEQPEGCPPKVYELMRACWKWSPADRPSFAETHQAFETMFHDSSISEEVAEELGRTASSSSVVPYLPRLPLLPSKTRTLRKQGENKENLDGGLDAAESLASSSAPGFIRSTQASSGSPALPRKQRDKSPSSLLEDAKETCFTRDRKGGFFSSFMKKRNAPTPPKRSSSFREMENQPHKKYELTGLPEQDRMAMTLPRNCQRSKLQLERTVSTSSQPEENVDRANDMLPKKSEEGAAPARERPKAKLLPRGATALPLRAPDPAITESDSPGVGVAGVAAAPKGKERNGGTRLGVAGVPEDGEQLGWSSPAKAVAVLPTTHNHKVPVLISPTLKHTPADVQLIGTDSQGNKFKLLSEHQVTSSGDKDRPRRVKPKCAPPPPPVMRLLQHPSTCSDPEEEPTAPPAGQHTPETQEGGKKAAPGPMPSSGKPGRPVMPPPQVPLPTSSISPAKMANGTAGTKVALRKTKQAAEKISADKISKEALLECADLLSSAITEPVPNSQLVDTGHQLLDYCSGYVDSIPQTRNKFAFREAVSKLELSLQELQVSSTAAGVPGTNPVLNNLLSCVQEISDVVQR, from the exons ATGGTCCTGGGACCTGTTCAGCTGCCATCAACCAGTTACTGTAGAGACCAGGACACCTTGCTTCCCTGCCTGGGCAGGGATGTCTCGGAGTTCGCTGTGGCCCACGTGACAG ATCACTTTGCCAGCTGTGTGGAGGATGGATTTGAGGGAGACAAGACTGGAGGCAGTAGTCCAG AAGTTTTGCACCGCCCGTTTGGCTGTGATGCTGAATCTCAGGCACTGAATGAAGCGATCAGGTGGAGCTCCAAGGAGAACTTGCTGGGAGCCACTGAGAGTGACCCTAATCTCTTTGTTGCACTTTATGACTTTGTGGCAAGTGGTGATAACACACTCAGTATCACTAAAG GTGAAAAGCTGCGAGTCCTTGGTTATAACCAGAATGGCGAGTGGAGTGAAGTTCGCTCCAAGAATGGACAGGGTTGGGTGCCAAGCAACTACATCACTCCAGTTAATAGCCTGGAGAAACATTCCTGGTACCACGGACCTGTATCCCGCAGCGCAGCAGAGTATCTCCTCAGCAGCCTAATCAATGGCAGCTTCCTGGTTCGAGAGAGTGAGAGCAGCCCTGGGCAGCTGTCCATCTCTCTCAGGTATGAGGGACGTGTGTATCACTACAGGATCAATACCACCACAGACAGCAAG GTGTACGTGACAGCTGAGAGCCGCTTTAGCACCTTGGCAGAGCTTGTTCACCACCACTCCACAGTTGCTGATGGGCTAGTGACCACGCTGCACTACCCAGCACCGAAGTGCAACAAGCCAACCGTCTATGGCGTGTCTCCTATCCATGACAAGTGGGAAATGGAACGGACAGATATCACCATGAAGCACAAACTTGGGGGCGGTCAGTACGGAGAGGTTTACGTTGGCGTCTGGAAGAAGTACAGCCTTACAGTGGCTGTGAAAACACTGAAG GAAGACACCATGGAGGTGGAGGAGTTCCTGAAGGAAGCTGCAGTGATGAAGGAGATCAAGCATCCTAACTTAGTACAACTGCTAG GTGTGTGTACCCTGGAGCCACCGTTTTACATTGTGACTGAATACATGCCGTATGGGAACCTGCTTGACTATCTCCGGGAGTGCAGCCGAGAGGAGGTGACCGCCGTCGTGTTACTTTACATGGCCACCCAGATCTCCTCTGCCATGGAGTACTTGGAGAAGAAGAACTTCATCCATAG AGATCTTGCTGCCCGGAACTGCCTAGTGGGCGAGAACCATGTGGTGAAAGTGGCCGACTTTGGTTTAAGTAGACTGATGACTGGAGATACCTACACTGCTCATGCTGGAGCCAAATTTCCTATTAAATGGACAGCACCCGAGAGTCTGGCCTACAATACCTTTTCAATTAAATCTGACGTTTGGG CGTTTGGAGTACTGTTGTGGGAAATTGCTACATATGGAATGTCACCATATCCAGGTATTGACCTATCTCAAGTCTATGACCTACTGGAAAAAGGATATCGAATGGAACAGCCTGAGGGATGCCCCCCTAAAGTGTATGAACTTATGAGAGCAT GCTGGAAGTGGAGCCCTGCTGACAGGCCCTCTTTTGCTGAAACCCATCAAGCTTTTGAAACAATGTTCCATGACTCCAGCATCTCTGAAG AGGTAGCTGAGGAGCTTGGGAGAacggcctcctcctcctctgtggttCCATACCTGCCTCGGTTACCGCTGCTTCCTTCCAAGACGAGGACCCTGAGGAAGCAGGGGGAGAACAAAGAGAACCTAGATGGGGGCCTTGATGCCGCCGAGAGCCTGGCCTCCAGCTCAGCACCAG GGTTCATTAGAAGCACACAGGCCTCCAGTGGGTCCCCAGCTCTGCCTCGAAAGCAAAGAGATAAGTCGCCCAGCAGCCTCTTAGAAGATGCCAAAGAGACATGCTTTACCAGGGATAGGAAGGGGggcttcttcagctccttcatgaAAAAGAGGAACGCCCCCACGCCCCCGAAGCGCAGCAGCTCCTTTCGAGAAATGGAGAATCAGCCCCACAAGAAATATGAACTCACGG GGCTTCCAGAGCAGGATAGGATGGCAATGACCCTTCCCAGGAACTGCCAGAGGTCCAAACTCCAGCTGGAAAGGACAGTGTCCACCTCTTCTCAACCAGAAGAGAATGTGGACAGGGCTAATGACATGCTTCCAAAAAAATCTGAGGAAGGTGCTGCTCCAGCCAGGGAGAGACCAAAAGCCAAACTATTGCCCAGAGGAGCCACAGCTCTTCCCTTGAGAGCCCCTGATCCAGCCATCACAGAGAGTGACTCTCCGGGGGTAGGGGTGGCTGGAGTGGCAGCTGCCCCCAAAGGCAAGGAAAGGAATGGTGGGACGCGACTTGGAGTCGCTGGAGTCCCCGAGGATGGAGAGCAGCTAGGCTGGTCTTCTCCAGCCAAGGCTGTAGCTGTCCTCCCAACCACTCACAACCACAAAGTGCCAGTCCTTATCTCTCCCACTCTGAAACACACTCCAGCTGATGTGCAGCTCATTGGCACAGACTCTCAGGGGAACAAATTCAAGCTCTTATCTGAGCATCAGGTCACATCCTCTGGAGACAAGGACCGACCCCGTCGGGTAAAACCAAAGTgtgccccaccccccccaccagTGATGAGACTACTGCAGCATCCGTCCACATGCTCAGACCCCGAGGAAGAGCCGACTGCCCCACCTGCAGGACAGCACACTCCAGAGAcccaggagggaggaaaaaaggcaGCTCCAGGCCCAATGCCCAGTAGTGGGAAACCTGGGAGGCCAGTCATGCCTCCACCTCAAGTGCCTTTGCCCACATCTTCCATCTCACCGGCCAAAATGGCCAATGGCACAGCAGGTACTAAGGTGGCCCTGAGGAAAACCAAACAGGCAGCTGAGAAAATCTCAGCTGACAAAATCAGCAAAGAGGCCCTGCTGGAGTGTGCCGACCTACTGTCCAGTGCAATCACGGAACCTGTGCCCAACAGCCAACTGGTGGACACTGGGCACCAGCTGCTCGACTACTGCTCAGGGTATGTGGACAGCATCCCTCAGACTCGCAACAAGTTTGCCTTCCGAGAGGCTGTGAGCAAACTGGAACTTAGCTTACAGGAGCTGCAGGTGTCTTCCACAGCTGCTGGTGTGCCTGGGACAAACCCCGTCCTTAATAACTTATTGTCGTGTGTACAGGAAATTAGCGATGTGGTGCAGAGGTAG
- the Abl2 gene encoding tyrosine-protein kinase ABL2 isoform X3 has product MVLGPVQLPSTSYCRDQDTLLPCLGRDVSEFAVAHVTDHFASCVEDGFEGDKTGGSSPEVLHRPFGCDAESQALNEAIRWSSKENLLGATESDPNLFVALYDFVASGDNTLSITKGEKLRVLGYNQNGEWSEVRSKNGQGWVPSNYITPVNSLEKHSWYHGPVSRSAAEYLLSSLINGSFLVRESESSPGQLSISLRYEGRVYHYRINTTTDSKVYVTAESRFSTLAELVHHHSTVADGLVTTLHYPAPKCNKPTVYGVSPIHDKWEMERTDITMKHKLGGGQYGEVYVGVWKKYSLTVAVKTLKEDTMEVEEFLKEAAVMKEIKHPNLVQLLGVCTLEPPFYIVTEYMPYGNLLDYLRECSREEVTAVVLLYMATQISSAMEYLEKKNFIHRDLAARNCLVGENHVVKVADFGLSRLMTGDTYTAHAGAKFPIKWTAPESLAYNTFSIKSDVWAFGVLLWEIATYGMSPYPGIDLSQVYDLLEKGYRMEQPEGCPPKVYELMRACWKWSPADRPSFAETHQAFETMFHDSSISEEVAEELGRTASSSSVVPYLPRLPLLPSKTRTLRKQGENKENLDGGLDAAESLASSSAPGFIRSTQASSGSPALPRKQRDKSPSSLLEDAKETCFTRDRKGGFFSSFMKKRNAPTPPKRSSSFREMENQPHKKYELTGNFSPVASLQHADGFSVAPSQQEPNLVPAKCYGGSFAQRNLCADDDSGGGGGSGTAGGGWSGITGFFTPRLIKKTLGLRAGKPTASDDTSKPFPRSNSTSSMSSGLPEQDRMAMTLPRNCQRSKLQLERTVSTSSQPEENVDRANDMLPKKSEEGAAPARERPKAKLLPRGATALPLRAPDPAITESDSPGVGVAGVAAAPKGKERNGGTRLGVAGVPEDGEQLGWSSPAKAVAVLPTTHNHKVPVLISPTLKHTPADVQLIGTDSQGNKFKLLSEHQVTSSGDKDRPRRVKPKCAPPPPPVMRLLQHPSTCSDPEEEPTAPPAGQHTPETQEGGKKAAPGPMPSSGKPGRPVMPPPQVPLPTSSISPAKMANGTAGTKVALRKTKQAAEKISADKISKEALLECADLLSSAITEPVPNSQLVDTGHQLLDYCSGYVDSIPQTRNKFAFREAVSKLELSLQELQVSSTAAGVPGTNPVLNNLLSCVQEISDVVQR; this is encoded by the exons ATGGTCCTGGGACCTGTTCAGCTGCCATCAACCAGTTACTGTAGAGACCAGGACACCTTGCTTCCCTGCCTGGGCAGGGATGTCTCGGAGTTCGCTGTGGCCCACGTGACAG ATCACTTTGCCAGCTGTGTGGAGGATGGATTTGAGGGAGACAAGACTGGAGGCAGTAGTCCAG AAGTTTTGCACCGCCCGTTTGGCTGTGATGCTGAATCTCAGGCACTGAATGAAGCGATCAGGTGGAGCTCCAAGGAGAACTTGCTGGGAGCCACTGAGAGTGACCCTAATCTCTTTGTTGCACTTTATGACTTTGTGGCAAGTGGTGATAACACACTCAGTATCACTAAAG GTGAAAAGCTGCGAGTCCTTGGTTATAACCAGAATGGCGAGTGGAGTGAAGTTCGCTCCAAGAATGGACAGGGTTGGGTGCCAAGCAACTACATCACTCCAGTTAATAGCCTGGAGAAACATTCCTGGTACCACGGACCTGTATCCCGCAGCGCAGCAGAGTATCTCCTCAGCAGCCTAATCAATGGCAGCTTCCTGGTTCGAGAGAGTGAGAGCAGCCCTGGGCAGCTGTCCATCTCTCTCAGGTATGAGGGACGTGTGTATCACTACAGGATCAATACCACCACAGACAGCAAG GTGTACGTGACAGCTGAGAGCCGCTTTAGCACCTTGGCAGAGCTTGTTCACCACCACTCCACAGTTGCTGATGGGCTAGTGACCACGCTGCACTACCCAGCACCGAAGTGCAACAAGCCAACCGTCTATGGCGTGTCTCCTATCCATGACAAGTGGGAAATGGAACGGACAGATATCACCATGAAGCACAAACTTGGGGGCGGTCAGTACGGAGAGGTTTACGTTGGCGTCTGGAAGAAGTACAGCCTTACAGTGGCTGTGAAAACACTGAAG GAAGACACCATGGAGGTGGAGGAGTTCCTGAAGGAAGCTGCAGTGATGAAGGAGATCAAGCATCCTAACTTAGTACAACTGCTAG GTGTGTGTACCCTGGAGCCACCGTTTTACATTGTGACTGAATACATGCCGTATGGGAACCTGCTTGACTATCTCCGGGAGTGCAGCCGAGAGGAGGTGACCGCCGTCGTGTTACTTTACATGGCCACCCAGATCTCCTCTGCCATGGAGTACTTGGAGAAGAAGAACTTCATCCATAG AGATCTTGCTGCCCGGAACTGCCTAGTGGGCGAGAACCATGTGGTGAAAGTGGCCGACTTTGGTTTAAGTAGACTGATGACTGGAGATACCTACACTGCTCATGCTGGAGCCAAATTTCCTATTAAATGGACAGCACCCGAGAGTCTGGCCTACAATACCTTTTCAATTAAATCTGACGTTTGGG CGTTTGGAGTACTGTTGTGGGAAATTGCTACATATGGAATGTCACCATATCCAGGTATTGACCTATCTCAAGTCTATGACCTACTGGAAAAAGGATATCGAATGGAACAGCCTGAGGGATGCCCCCCTAAAGTGTATGAACTTATGAGAGCAT GCTGGAAGTGGAGCCCTGCTGACAGGCCCTCTTTTGCTGAAACCCATCAAGCTTTTGAAACAATGTTCCATGACTCCAGCATCTCTGAAG AGGTAGCTGAGGAGCTTGGGAGAacggcctcctcctcctctgtggttCCATACCTGCCTCGGTTACCGCTGCTTCCTTCCAAGACGAGGACCCTGAGGAAGCAGGGGGAGAACAAAGAGAACCTAGATGGGGGCCTTGATGCCGCCGAGAGCCTGGCCTCCAGCTCAGCACCAG GGTTCATTAGAAGCACACAGGCCTCCAGTGGGTCCCCAGCTCTGCCTCGAAAGCAAAGAGATAAGTCGCCCAGCAGCCTCTTAGAAGATGCCAAAGAGACATGCTTTACCAGGGATAGGAAGGGGggcttcttcagctccttcatgaAAAAGAGGAACGCCCCCACGCCCCCGAAGCGCAGCAGCTCCTTTCGAGAAATGGAGAATCAGCCCCACAAGAAATATGAACTCACGGGTAACTTCTCACCTGTTGCTTCTCTACAGCATGCTGATGGGTTCTCTGTCGCTCCCAGCCAGCAAGAGCCGAATCTGGTGCCAGCCAAGTGCTATGGGGGGAGCTTTGCACAGAGGAACCTCTGTGCTGATGATGacagtggtgggggtgggggcagtggcACTGCTGGGGGCGGGTGGTCTGGTATCACAGGCTTCTTTACACCTCGATTAATCAAAAAGACACTGGGCTTGCGAGCAGGTAAGCCCACAGCCAGTGATGACACTTCGAAGCCTTTTCCAAGGTCCAACTCTACATCTTCCATGTCCTCAGGGCTTCCAGAGCAGGATAGGATGGCAATGACCCTTCCCAGGAACTGCCAGAGGTCCAAACTCCAGCTGGAAAGGACAGTGTCCACCTCTTCTCAACCAGAAGAGAATGTGGACAGGGCTAATGACATGCTTCCAAAAAAATCTGAGGAAGGTGCTGCTCCAGCCAGGGAGAGACCAAAAGCCAAACTATTGCCCAGAGGAGCCACAGCTCTTCCCTTGAGAGCCCCTGATCCAGCCATCACAGAGAGTGACTCTCCGGGGGTAGGGGTGGCTGGAGTGGCAGCTGCCCCCAAAGGCAAGGAAAGGAATGGTGGGACGCGACTTGGAGTCGCTGGAGTCCCCGAGGATGGAGAGCAGCTAGGCTGGTCTTCTCCAGCCAAGGCTGTAGCTGTCCTCCCAACCACTCACAACCACAAAGTGCCAGTCCTTATCTCTCCCACTCTGAAACACACTCCAGCTGATGTGCAGCTCATTGGCACAGACTCTCAGGGGAACAAATTCAAGCTCTTATCTGAGCATCAGGTCACATCCTCTGGAGACAAGGACCGACCCCGTCGGGTAAAACCAAAGTgtgccccaccccccccaccagTGATGAGACTACTGCAGCATCCGTCCACATGCTCAGACCCCGAGGAAGAGCCGACTGCCCCACCTGCAGGACAGCACACTCCAGAGAcccaggagggaggaaaaaaggcaGCTCCAGGCCCAATGCCCAGTAGTGGGAAACCTGGGAGGCCAGTCATGCCTCCACCTCAAGTGCCTTTGCCCACATCTTCCATCTCACCGGCCAAAATGGCCAATGGCACAGCAGGTACTAAGGTGGCCCTGAGGAAAACCAAACAGGCAGCTGAGAAAATCTCAGCTGACAAAATCAGCAAAGAGGCCCTGCTGGAGTGTGCCGACCTACTGTCCAGTGCAATCACGGAACCTGTGCCCAACAGCCAACTGGTGGACACTGGGCACCAGCTGCTCGACTACTGCTCAGGGTATGTGGACAGCATCCCTCAGACTCGCAACAAGTTTGCCTTCCGAGAGGCTGTGAGCAAACTGGAACTTAGCTTACAGGAGCTGCAGGTGTCTTCCACAGCTGCTGGTGTGCCTGGGACAAACCCCGTCCTTAATAACTTATTGTCGTGTGTACAGGAAATTAGCGATGTGGTGCAGAGGTAG